One Stratiformator vulcanicus genomic window, AGTCTGGTGTTGGCGAGCCGCTCCTTCCGGACCGAAATGATGCCTGGCCATGTCGATCATCGTGCGCCGCACGATCAGCGCGGCTGAGCGGTAGAAGTGCCGGGCGTCGACATAATCGCGACTGCGGACTTCTTCGAACAACTTGATCGCGACTTCCTGAAACACGTCCTCGGTCTGCTCCCAGCGATCGAGCCTGTCATAAGACAGCTTCACCCGGCGGACGATCGCCATCAGACGACGTTCGCACAGCCGAAATAGCTTATCGTCGGCACCTGGTTCCCCGCGCCGGGATTCCGCCAACAGGCTTTCGATCTCTTGGGATTCGGCTTCCATGGGCAATGGGGGCGACGTGGCGTCAGACGGAACTGCAGGGGGTTTCTCAAAGGCTGACCTGTATCTCATGTCCCGGATCGATCACGGTCAAGGAACTGACCGGGCTTTCTGCGAAAATTGATCAATCGACTGTGGAGAACCGAGGCTGGTGAAAATAGCGAATTGGGTACGGTCAGACAGACGAGACCGTCATTTCGTTCGGAAACCGGAAGGCAAGCAGAAGGTTTGCAAGAACCGAACTCGGCCCGTATCGAGCGGCAACAATAAATGCCTCACAATGCTCTTCAGATCGCGACCGACCTGCGGCAAAGTACGATTCGCAGTCCTCGAGCAAGCCTTTTCTGCCGAATGATCTTCGCCGTTGGCTTTCGGCGTCACCGGGCAACATTATGGCCAAGCGTGGGTTGTCTTACTGCACCGCCACAATCGACTATAGAACCGGGTATCTGCCCGGTCGCATCGGTGTTTCTACCCGGTACTGTTCAACGGGCGAAATAGAAATTACCGGGCGAACCGAGCCTCGACCCGGATTCTTGGAGCGAAACAATACGCGAGCGCCGCCCGTCTTAAAATCGACCTGTGCCCGCAGGGCGAAGATATCCGCATTGCTCGACGGAACGGCAGTGCCGTCGAGCAACGCGTGAATCCAGTTGAATTGAAACTTCGTGTGCTGATTTAAATACCAATTCAAGCCGACGGTCGTGTCGGTTAACCGATTGCCGGTCACGGGGTCGTCGTCGAGATCGATCCACGACAGCCGACCGGCGAGTTCCCAAGCTCCGAGCCCTCGGCCCCATCGAAACGACTGACGGGGCACAACGGCTCCGAACACGCCGGCCGCACGTTGATAGGGCCGCACCTCACCTGTTAGCAGCCAAGCAACCTGTCCGTAGGCAGACCAGAATTCGTTTGTGTCTCCGCCCAATTCAAGTACTGCGCGGCCGAAATGACCTCAAAGTCGATGTCGCCAACCGCCGCACATTTATCAGCCTATCGCCTCAATCGGAATAATCGCCGCGACCGCTTGAGATCGTTTGATCGGTAAAGGTCGCCCAACCCCCACAATTTGACCACGGCCGCGGGATGACCTCTCGGGAACCCTCTAAACATGCTTTGAGAGTTTTGGCTGCCAAACCTCATGACGCGCGAGAGAGTCGGTCCCTTCAGGACGCTCTTTCTGGCTCAGCCAAACCGGGCCAATGGGCCGCCTCGGCGATGCCGATGAGTCCGGGACGATTTCAGGTTGAGGATTCCAAGGGATCGATGTCACAATGCGTTCGCCCCGTCGTGTTCCAAGAGGTCATTCGATGCGTCACCCGCGTTTCGCCTTTTTCCCGGTCATTTGTCTGGCTGCCTGTGGTGCGGGCCTGCACGTCACGAAAGCGTTCGCGCAAGACCGATACGCTGGCGTCCGGGCTGAAATGGTCGCTGAATTCATTGAAGCGGAGGGCATCGACAATCGCAGGGTGCTGGCAGCGATGAGGACCGTGCCGCGTCACCTTTTCGTGCGTCCGCCGATGCTTTCAAGGGCATACGAAGATGCTGCGTTAGCGATTGGTCATCGCCAGACAATCTCCCCGCCATTCGTCGTGGCCTATATGACGCAGTCGATCGACCCGCAGCCTGAAGACAAAGTCTTGGAGATCGGCACCGGCAGCGGCTATCAAGCGGCCGTGCTGGCCGAATTGGTAAACGAAGTCTACACGATCGAAATTGTCGAACCGCTCGGCAAGAGCGCCGCCCGGGTGCTTAAACGGGTGAAAGCCGACAACGTGAAAACACGAATTGGCGACGGCTACAAAGGTTGGCCGGAGGCCGCGCCGTTCGACAAAATTATCGTCACCTGCTCGCCCGAGAAAGTGCCACGACCGCTCGTCGATCAACTGGCCGAAGGCGGCCGAATGATCATTCCGCTCGGCGAGCGGTATCAGCAGGTGTTCTACTTATTCCGCAAAGAGAACGGGAAACTCGTCTCTGAAAAACTGATCCCCACGTTATTCGTTCCGATGACCGGCATCAGCGAAGACAATCGCGAGCAGAAGCCCGACCCCGCCAATCCGAGGGTCGTCAACGGCAGTTTCGAGATCGATGCGAATGATGATGGGAAGGCCGACAATTGGCACTACCAACGGCGGACCGAACTTGTCGATGAGGGTGCCGCCGAAGGCTCGAGGTTTTTGCGGATCACCAACAGCGAACCGGGGGAACTCTCTCAAGCGCTGCAGGGAATGGCGTTGGACGGGCGAGAGGTTCCCGCGATTCGGCTTATGGTCAAAGCGCGACCGCAGGGTGTGACGGCCGGCCCTGATCGCCGTCGCCTGCCCGGCCTGTCCGTCGTGTTCTATGACTCGATCCGCAAGGAAGTCGGCAGCGTCGCCCTCGGCCCGTTCGGCAGAACGGAGAGCGACTGGCGCACCTACGCCAAGACATTCCGCGTCCCCGCGAACGCCCGCGAAGCCATCATCCGCGTCGCCTTAAACGGCGGAGCGGGGACGCTCGACATCGATGCGATTTCGCTGGAGGCGGTGCGTTAGGCTTCGTTCGGCGCATTCGGAGTGATGTCCTTGGCCTCGTTCTGCCTGAAAAGAAGCTCGTTTCGGAGATTTTGGATCGAGAAATCGTCTGCCCAACGGTGGCGATCTACAGCGTAATCGCCTTCGCCTCGCTCAAATTGAGCCAGGAAGCGAAGCATGCCTCCTTGCCCAAGCCGCTCACGCAGGGCTTCGAGCCCTTCGCGTCGAATTTCTTCTTGCGTCTGCATCTTCGGTCTCTAATTCCGGCCGGATCTCGCCTCAGGTTGACGCAGGATACAGCGATCTCGTCGAATGTAGTTCGGAAAAATATCAGGTCCTTTCGGACGAAAAAGCTATGTTGGATGCCAATCAAGATGGAAGTCCCGTTGATGGAGTCGATTGCGCTCAAGATCACACCCTCCTGTTCGACTTCCCCAACCGCACCCAGCTTCGGCTGACGGGGGACGATCGGGCGAAATTGCTGCAGAATCTCTGCTCGAACGACGTTTCAAAGTTGCAGCCGGGGCAGGGGTGTGAGGCGTTTCTCACGAACGTGAAGGCGCGAGTGCTGGGGCATATCTTCGTCTACGCTGCGGCAGACGAACTTTGGATCGACTCCGCCCCCGGACAGGAGGATGCCCTGTTCGAGCATCTCGATCGATACGTGATCACCGAGGACGTGACGATCGAACGGATGACCGAGAGCCGGGGCGATCTGCTGCTCGTCGGACCGCAGGCGGAGTCGTTGTTGACGCAGTGCGATCTGATGCCCGCGGAACTGGAAATCGGCCATCACGCGACACTCAGCGACGAGCATCACACGCAAGTCCGTTGCACCGGCTGGCTGAAGCAGCCGACCTTCGTCATTTCGTCGGGGACTGCTGGTTGTGCGGCTATTCGAGGTCGACTGACGGAAGCTGGCGCCAACGACGGAGACCCCAAAGTCTGGGACATCCTCCGCATCGAAGCTCTGTTCCCTGAGTTCGGGCGCGACATCACTGAAGACCGCCTCGCACCAGAAGTCGGTCGAAATGATCTCGCCATCAGCTACACGAAAGGCTGCTATTTAGGGCAGGAGCCGATCGCACGCATTAAGGCACTCGGCCACGTGAACCGTGAGCTTCGGGGCCTTCTGATTGAGGGGCAATATGACGAACTTGCGGATGCACCGATCCTGGCGGATGGCAAGGAGATCGGTCGCGTCACGTCGTTCGTCGCGGTTCCGGGAGAAAATCGGACCGTTGCCTTGGGCTACTTGCGAATGAAATGGGCGGGCCCCGGCACGACTGTCGAAATCGGAGACCAAACGCAAGCGATTGCGGCGAAAGTGTTTGCAAACGAATAACGCACGCCCACGGCCGTTCAAACCGTTCGCCGATTGTCAGCAAGAATTCGCCCGTCGTCTGGTCGCGACGC contains:
- a CDS encoding sigma-70 family RNA polymerase sigma factor, producing the protein MEAESQEIESLLAESRRGEPGADDKLFRLCERRLMAIVRRVKLSYDRLDRWEQTEDVFQEVAIKLFEEVRSRDYVDARHFYRSAALIVRRTMIDMARHHFGPEGAARQHQTQAAGRGGDSESRLPYEGGSETHRPDTLAEWSDFHQLVEGLDDDSREMFDLLYYHGLTQEEAATVLDASARTVRRRWRAAKLELAGRLAPEQPGKPK
- a CDS encoding porin; protein product: MGGDTNEFWSAYGQVAWLLTGEVRPYQRAAGVFGAVVPRQSFRWGRGLGAWELAGRLSWIDLDDDPVTGNRLTDTTVGLNWYLNQHTKFQFNWIHALLDGTAVPSSNADIFALRAQVDFKTGGARVLFRSKNPGRGSVRPVISISPVEQYRVETPMRPGRYPVL
- a CDS encoding protein-L-isoaspartate(D-aspartate) O-methyltransferase → MRHPRFAFFPVICLAACGAGLHVTKAFAQDRYAGVRAEMVAEFIEAEGIDNRRVLAAMRTVPRHLFVRPPMLSRAYEDAALAIGHRQTISPPFVVAYMTQSIDPQPEDKVLEIGTGSGYQAAVLAELVNEVYTIEIVEPLGKSAARVLKRVKADNVKTRIGDGYKGWPEAAPFDKIIVTCSPEKVPRPLVDQLAEGGRMIIPLGERYQQVFYLFRKENGKLVSEKLIPTLFVPMTGISEDNREQKPDPANPRVVNGSFEIDANDDGKADNWHYQRRTELVDEGAAEGSRFLRITNSEPGELSQALQGMALDGREVPAIRLMVKARPQGVTAGPDRRRLPGLSVVFYDSIRKEVGSVALGPFGRTESDWRTYAKTFRVPANAREAIIRVALNGGAGTLDIDAISLEAVR
- the ygfZ gene encoding CAF17-like 4Fe-4S cluster assembly/insertion protein YgfZ — encoded protein: MLDANQDGSPVDGVDCAQDHTLLFDFPNRTQLRLTGDDRAKLLQNLCSNDVSKLQPGQGCEAFLTNVKARVLGHIFVYAAADELWIDSAPGQEDALFEHLDRYVITEDVTIERMTESRGDLLLVGPQAESLLTQCDLMPAELEIGHHATLSDEHHTQVRCTGWLKQPTFVISSGTAGCAAIRGRLTEAGANDGDPKVWDILRIEALFPEFGRDITEDRLAPEVGRNDLAISYTKGCYLGQEPIARIKALGHVNRELRGLLIEGQYDELADAPILADGKEIGRVTSFVAVPGENRTVALGYLRMKWAGPGTTVEIGDQTQAIAAKVFANE